The nucleotide window ACCATGGAACGCGGCGCTCTGCTCGAAGGCTGGGTCGGAGGGCTGCTGAAAGCCTACGGAGAACCCGGCTGCGGGTTGGGGCTGCGGCATGATGGGATGTTCTATTGGGCTCCCGCCGGGGGCGACACGGAAGTCGATTTCCTGGTTCGGCGCGGAAAGGAATTCACGGCCGTCCAAGTCAAGGCGGCGGAAAGCCTCGATTCGCGCGATTTCAAGGGCCTCCGAGCCGTCGCCGGATTAAAGGGTCTACGGCGCCGGTTGATTGTCTTCATGGGCGAACGTCCTTTTCGCACCGAGGACGGCATCGAAGCCCTGCCCGTAAGGGATTTTCTTCAGGAACTCGAACAGCACAGGATATAATCCAACATCATAAACGGCATGATCGGGCACGGCTGTGCTTTGTTGCTTGGCTTTGGGATTTTTTAGAAGCCCCATTTTGCCCCAAAAAACGCGCTTTCAAGCGAAATCGTTCAGTTCGCTTGTTGAAGCCACGCAACAATTGCAACAATTGGATCAGGGCTTGCGCAGGCGATTCCAGAATTCCCGGGGCGAAACGATCGCGGGAAGGCCCGGACCTTTGAGCGCGGCGCGCAGCGCCTGCAGTTCGCGGTCGCCCGTCACGAATAGGGCGGCCTTTCCATGGATCGCCGCGGAGATCAAGGCGGTGTCGGCGGGATCGCAGCCAGGGAGGGAGAGGACGGGTTCCGGCGATGCCATAACCGCGCCGTCCCGAAGCAAAGCGACGACCTCGGAAACAATATCCCGGGGAACGCCGATCTTGCCCGTCAGCACAGTGCGGACTTCATCGAGGAGGACTTCAGAAACGACAAGCTCATGTCGAGCCAGAACCTCGCGAAGGAGATCGGCGCACAGCCCCCGGGCCGCCGCAGCACCGACGATGACGTTCGTGTCGAGGAACACCCTCATGAGATCTTGGAGAAGACATCCTCGTCGGTCAGAAGTCCGCGGGCCTCGGCAAAGGGCATGATCCTCCGGCGCAGCGATTCGAAGGTTTCGAGACGGATTTGGCGGCGGAGGGCTTCCCGGGCGATTTCGCTCTTGCTCTTCCCCGTCCGCCGGCTGGCTTTGTCGAGGAGGGCCTCGAGTTCTTCATCCAGCCGGATCGTCAGCATCGTCGTTTTCATGTATTGCATTGTATTACGCCGCTCAGCCGTTGTCAATTGCTAAAGGCTGATCATTCAAGCCCCGCCCGCAAGGGATTTTCTTCAGGAACCGGAAAAGATTAGAATAGGAATCGAAATTCGAAAAGCGTGAGGTCCGCCATGACAAGTCGACGGATCCGATGGATGTTCGTCGCCGCCCTTTTGCCGGTCGCCGTCGCCGCGCCGGCCTTCGCTCAAGTCGATTTTACGGGACTCGACATGTTTTGGGACGTGGTCTTGATCCTGGAACAGGACGCTGACCCGGAAGACGGGCTTTGGAATCGCCTTTTTGCCACTCCCGGATATGCCGTCCTGACAAAAAGTGAATTTTCCAGGGAGTTCTTCATCCGGCTGTTTTCTTTGGCCTTCAAGCCGTCCCTGGAGGAAGAACGGGAAGAGTTTCTGCGCTCGGAGAAGAAGTGGGCCGTCGCACATCTCGAACACATCCAACGCGCGGGCGAGAGGAGAACGCCCATCATGGAATTCCGAAGATCCTTCGTCCCGGAATCCCTTGTCGGGCGGGCCGCTCACATTGCGGCCGCCTGGTTGTCGCCGGCGGCCATAGATGGCCCTCCTCCCGTTTCCTTTGTGGTTTTCGGGCCGGACGCCCGAGGGTACATACCGGTTGTCATCGACGTTCTTCTCGGCATGGACCTGGGCGAACGGCTCGTCGAACTCCTGGCGCACGAGTTTCATCATTACTACAGGAACCGAATTCTCGTCTATGACAGGGAAGCCGTCAAGGACGAAGATGAGGACATCGTCTGGGTTTTCGACCAGTTTCAGGCCGAGGGCATGGCGAATCTGGTGACGTACCGGAATCTTCTGGAAGACGACGACCCGGCCGGCGGCCTCCCCGAGGACTTTAAAAAATGGTTTGAGAAGAGTCCCGAAATCCTGCGGACGTTGAACGACCTGTTGGAACGTGCGGCGGAATCGCCCGAAAAGCAGGTGGAGCTGGGAAAGGAACTCAAGAGCACCGTTCCCCGAAGCGGCCATCCGACCGGGTTTTACATGGCCTTGACCATCCTGGATGTCCTGGGGAAGGAGGATCTGATCCAAGCGACGGGCGATCCCCTGGCCTTTGTTCTCCTTTATCAAAAAGCCGCGTCCGGGAAAGAAAACGAAACGCCCCGGTTTTCCCAAAAAGCCCTGGATGTCGTCACCCGGGTATTTGACCGGTAGAGTTTTTATTTGTTGCTTGTCTTTGGGATTTTGCTGAGCCCCATTTTGCCCCTAAAAACGCGCTTTCAAGCAAAATCGTTCAGCTTGGAAAAATGGGGGCGGATTGACTTTGTCCGGACGCTGATCTATATATGATACAAGCAGATAAGAGTCCCGGAATGATCGGCCGCAGTATTCTTCATTATCATGTCGTCGAGAAGATCGGCGAGGGAGGGATGGGCGTGGTCTTCAAGGCCGTCGACACCCATCTCGACCGGCCGGTCGCCTTGAAAATCCTTCCCGAGGAAAAGGTCGCCGATCCCGACCGCAGACGGCGGTTCATCCAGGAGGCCAAGTCCGCCTCCGCCCTTCGCCACCCCAACATCGTCGTCATCCACGACATCGCCTCCGAAGACGGACGCGAGGTCATGGTCATGGAATACGTTGAGGGGCGATCCCTCGACCAACTGATCGGCCGCAAGGGACTCCGGCTCAACGAGGCTCTCGGTTATGCCGTCCAGATCGCCGACGGCCTGACCAGGGCCCATGCCGCGGGCATTGTCCACCGCGATCTCAAGCCGGCCAACATCATGGTTACGGGCGAAGGTCAAGTGAAGATCCTGGATTTCGGACTGGCCAAGCTCACCGAAAGCCTTCCGGATTCGGCCGCCGGATCGACCCTGACCCTCGACAACGAGAACAAGCCGCGCACCGAGGGGGGTTATATTCTCGGCACGGCGGCCTATATGTCCCCCGAACAGGCCGAGGGAAAGGCCGTCGACGCCCGGTCCGACATCTTTTCCTTCGGGGCCGTCCTCTACGAAATGCTGACGGGACACAAGGCCTTCGCCCGGGCCGGATCGCTCAAGACCCTGGCCGCCGTTCTCAACGAAGAGCCCAAATCCGCCTCGGCCCTGAACGAATCCGTACCCGCCGAACTCGAGCGCCTCCTGGCGCGCTGCCTGCGCAAGGATCCCCAGCGACGCTGGCAGACGATGTCGGATCTCAAGATCGCCCTCCAGGATCTCAAGGAAGATTCGGAGTCGGGCCGGCTCCTGGCCGCGGTTCCTTCAAGCCGGAAGAAAAGAACGCTTTGGGCGCCCGCCGCCGCGGCATTCCTTGCCGTCGCCGGCTTAGCCCTGGTTCTGCGTTTCGTCTTGATCAAACCCGCCGGACCGGTCGAATACGAGATCACGCCCTTAACCTACGAGTCGGGGCTGACCGCGCAGCCGTCTCTTCCCCTCGAAGGAAACCTGATGGCCTTCAGCTCGGACCACGGGGGCGGCCGCAACTTCGATATTTGGGTCCGGCAATTGTCCGGAGGAACTCCGCTGCAATTGACGGACCATCCGGCCGACGACTGGCTGCCGTCATTCTCACCTGACGGCCGGTCCGTCGCCTTCCGCTCGGAGCGCGACGGCGGCGGGATCTACATCGTCGACGCCCTGGGAGGAGAATCCCGGCGCATCGCGGACCGGGGCTTCGCCCCGAAATTTTCGCCCGACGGCCGATTCATCGCCTATATCGTGCTGCCGCCTTCGCTGGATTCCCGTCTCGCGAAAACGTATCTCGTATCGCCGAGGGGCGGTGAGCCTCGACTGTTGTGCCCGGATTTCTCGCCCGGATGGATCATTCAGGGCGCCGCGCCGGTGTGGTCGCCCGACGGCCGGCACGTGATGTTCCGGGGACGGCGGCTCGACGGGGATCGCGCTTCCGATTTCTGGGCGGTCCTGGTGGACGGCGGGGAACCCGTCCGGACCCGGGCCTATGAGACCCTTTCTCTCTCGCCGATGGTCTGTTATCCCATCGGTTGGGCGGGAAACGACATCTATTATGTTTCCGGAACGACGATCGATGGCGTGAACATCTTTCGCGCACGGATCGATCCCAAAACGCTGGCGATCCGGGGCCCGGCCGAAGCGGTCACGACGGGACTGGGGATGAAGATCTTTGCGGCGGTGCTTCCCGACGGACGGATTATCTTCACCAACATGACGGCGTCCATCACGACCTGGAGCCTCCCGGCCCGAACCGTGGACGCCGTTGTCACGGGAAGCCCCAGCCGTCTGACCGAAGACCTCATGCAGAAATTCTCGCCGTCCATCGCC belongs to Acidobacteriota bacterium and includes:
- a CDS encoding protein kinase, with the translated sequence MIGRSILHYHVVEKIGEGGMGVVFKAVDTHLDRPVALKILPEEKVADPDRRRRFIQEAKSASALRHPNIVVIHDIASEDGREVMVMEYVEGRSLDQLIGRKGLRLNEALGYAVQIADGLTRAHAAGIVHRDLKPANIMVTGEGQVKILDFGLAKLTESLPDSAAGSTLTLDNENKPRTEGGYILGTAAYMSPEQAEGKAVDARSDIFSFGAVLYEMLTGHKAFARAGSLKTLAAVLNEEPKSASALNESVPAELERLLARCLRKDPQRRWQTMSDLKIALQDLKEDSESGRLLAAVPSSRKKRTLWAPAAAAFLAVAGLALVLRFVLIKPAGPVEYEITPLTYESGLTAQPSLPLEGNLMAFSSDHGGGRNFDIWVRQLSGGTPLQLTDHPADDWLPSFSPDGRSVAFRSERDGGGIYIVDALGGESRRIADRGFAPKFSPDGRFIAYIVLPPSLDSRLAKTYLVSPRGGEPRLLCPDFSPGWIIQGAAPVWSPDGRHVMFRGRRLDGDRASDFWAVLVDGGEPVRTRAYETLSLSPMVCYPIGWAGNDIYYVSGTTIDGVNIFRARIDPKTLAIRGPAEAVTTGLGMKIFAAVLPDGRIIFTNMTASITTWSLPARTVDAVVTGSPSRLTEDLMQKFSPSIARDGSKAAFIAFGGIHDNRREVRVKDLRTGQETAIPIQGSILTGTVLSPDGTHLAYRDAVDGRMKTYLLQPGSSAGREVCENGLLIGFFPDNDSALVRIKPGRLDKMDLGTGGMTPLVAFEERFLDAELSPDGKWLAWLGGLADGRVALRVYPVDGPPGDSRVMVELAEADHYLGSPAWSPDGKRLYYLSEKSSRTSIVALELDPRTMRPAGPEREIYVSAESRNMLNFPKGNGNIAVAADRIIFTVSECRGNIYLATPKN
- a CDS encoding DUF5700 domain-containing putative Zn-dependent protease, with product MTSRRIRWMFVAALLPVAVAAPAFAQVDFTGLDMFWDVVLILEQDADPEDGLWNRLFATPGYAVLTKSEFSREFFIRLFSLAFKPSLEEEREEFLRSEKKWAVAHLEHIQRAGERRTPIMEFRRSFVPESLVGRAAHIAAAWLSPAAIDGPPPVSFVVFGPDARGYIPVVIDVLLGMDLGERLVELLAHEFHHYYRNRILVYDREAVKDEDEDIVWVFDQFQAEGMANLVTYRNLLEDDDPAGGLPEDFKKWFEKSPEILRTLNDLLERAAESPEKQVELGKELKSTVPRSGHPTGFYMALTILDVLGKEDLIQATGDPLAFVLLYQKAASGKENETPRFSQKALDVVTRVFDR
- a CDS encoding putative toxin-antitoxin system toxin component, PIN family, encoding MRVFLDTNVIVGAAAARGLCADLLREVLARHELVVSEVLLDEVRTVLTGKIGVPRDIVSEVVALLRDGAVMASPEPVLSLPGCDPADTALISAAIHGKAALFVTGDRELQALRAALKGPGLPAIVSPREFWNRLRKP
- a CDS encoding ribbon-helix-helix protein, CopG family — translated: MKTTMLTIRLDEELEALLDKASRRTGKSKSEIAREALRRQIRLETFESLRRRIMPFAEARGLLTDEDVFSKIS